In the genome of Roseovarius sp. Pro17, the window GATACGCACTAGGTTGCGACAGCAGATGCAAGCTAACGGATGGCGCCGGGTCGCGATCACCTCGCCCAGTGCAGCCTGTGGCAAAACGACGGCAAGTGTGAACCTTGCCTTCAGCATGGCGCGACAGGCAAAGCTGAAGGCGATGCTGATCGAACTCGACCTGCGCCATCCATCCATGGCAAAGATCCTTGGCCTGCAAAACCAACATCAGTTTTCCAAGGTTCTGTCTGCAAGCGCGGCGTTCAGCGAACATGCAGTGGTTTACGATGACAACCTCGCCATCGCGACCAATCACAGCCCGATCGAACGACCGGCCGAACTTCTGTCGGGTTCGGATAGCGCACGCATCATTGATGGGATCGAAAAGCTCTACAAACCCGACATCATGATATTCGATATGCCCCCGATGCTTGGCAACGACGATGTAATGGCCTTCCTCGATCAGATCGACTGCGTTCTGCTCATCGCCGCGGCAGAAAAGACAACATACGAAGAAATTGAAAAGTGCGAGGCGACCATCGCAAGCAGGTCAAACTTCTTGGGCGTTGTCCTGAACAAATGCCGCTACCTAGACAAGGCCGAGCGGGAAGGCTCCTGATCCGCCCAGCGCGTTTTACCGAGTTCCCCGGGACACATTGCGGTTCAAATACACTCGCCGACGCTCAATCAGCTGGATCGGGGACCATCTCCAACATTGGCCTGTCGGGGCTGCCGCCCATACTGTGAACCATGCTCCGACCGTCCTGTGTTCGGCCTTGAGTATCCATCTCTAGGATTTCGCCAGAGGTCATCTCCCGGCGCCAACCGGCAAGTGTTCCGCCAGCATCATAGTGCATGATATCGGACCATGGAGCTGACCAATGAAGTGTTGGATCGTAGTCCGCGCCTCGATTAATCGCATCATAGTCGACGAAAAGAAGCCGCGCCTCTTCGCCTGCTTGCTTGGAATACCGTCTGATCTGATGGACCGGGAAACTGACCGACAGAATGGCTGGCGCGCTGAACTGTGCCCCGTTCCATGCGATCACGCCAATATCCACCCGCGCGCTCGTACGCGGATCTCGGGGGGCAATAGGGCGCGTGTCGTGCCAGTCTATCCGGATGCGCGCCGTTCGCCCAGCCGGATCCAGCGGCGATATGGCAATTTTTGACGGGTCGCCGCGCAGCAGAACCCAGTGAAACGTCAGATCGCGGTCGGTCGGATTGCGGGTTGGATCAGTCGATAAGACTATCTCACGTGTATGCTCTAAGCTACGCCAGACGCGGGCTACGGCACTGGGCGTCGTAAAAAGCTCTTCCGGCAGCCCTGCCAATCCGGCGGCTTGGGCAAAATCCTCTTTCAGGACGCGAATCTGCACCATGGGT includes:
- a CDS encoding CpsD/CapB family tyrosine-protein kinase, with the protein product MERIQKAIEKARDARQAQGEQAKTPGEKAERAHGTGRALIPTTWADLTKFTPNLKHFHDMRIVTPESDQQAASFDVIRTRLRQQMQANGWRRVAITSPSAACGKTTASVNLAFSMARQAKLKAMLIELDLRHPSMAKILGLQNQHQFSKVLSASAAFSEHAVVYDDNLAIATNHSPIERPAELLSGSDSARIIDGIEKLYKPDIMIFDMPPMLGNDDVMAFLDQIDCVLLIAAAEKTTYEEIEKCEATIASRSNFLGVVLNKCRYLDKAEREGS